The sequence GAAAATGTACGTAGTGCGGCCGCAGTTCTTTATTCAGTTGATTGGACTTTTGCGCAATGCGGCGCTCAATTCGCTTAAGTATAAGCAGGAGTTAGCTTTAGTCCGTGAACAAAACATTGACATTACGCATTTTGAAGATGATTTGGAAACCTTTAAGAATGCCTTTGCCAAGAACTACAATTCAGCTAGTAAAAATTTCCAAAAGGCCATTGATGAAATTGATAAGGCCATTAAGCGTATGGAAGCGGTTAAGTCCGCTTTGACTACCAGTGAAAATCAGCTGCGCCTAGCCAACAATAAACTGGACGATGTCTCTGTTAAAAAACTAACCCGCAAAAATCCAACCATGAAGGCTAAATTTGAAGCACTAAAGGAATAAGTTCTTATGGAAATTAGAAATTATCAGGCTTCCGATATTGAAGAACTAGTACCTTTGTATGCTGATTTAGGTTATCCAACAACTGCTGAGGTTCTAAGAAAAAGACTGGGTATCTTGTTACATCAGCCTAGTTATCAGCTGCTAGTGGCAGTTCTTGACGGAAAACTAGTTGGTTTGATTGGCTTTTCAAAAATGTATTTTTTTGAGCGTGATGGCTTTTATTATCGTATTCTTGCCTTAGTTGTCGGTACAAACTATCGCAATCAGGGTGTGGCCAGTTGCTTGATTGATGAAGTCAGGGAACAGGCTTGTCTTAAAGGCGCTTTCGCCTTGGTATTGAATAGCGGTATCACAGCTGAACGTAGCGAGGCACACCAGTTTTACCAAAATTATGGCTTTAAAAAGGCAAGTTACGGTTTTGCTTTGGAGTTGCCTTAGTTAGGGTGGTATAGAAATTGCTGGTTAAGAGGCTGATTTATGAAATCTTGAAAAAGTGATAAGGGAGTAGCGACAGCAATAATAAAGTAAGTTTAAGAGAGTTTATAGTATTAGGTCAAGATAAGTTCTGTTCTCATCAGCTTTCAAACAAGGAGATTTCAATGAAAAGACCATTTCGCCTGCTAATAATTAGCTTATTTTGTTTATCTATTCTTATGTTTATTGGGATTTTTGCCAGCAAAGTGAGACCAACGAAGGCAACATTAAAGAAGGATGTGCAGCTCTATGGTATCACAATAGATGATTCTTGGTATGATAGGGTTAAAACGGATGATATTGTAGCAGCGCTAAAGGCTATGCCTGTCAAGCCAACGGTCAGAATTGTCATGTCAAAGGACAGTTCTCCAAAGTCTTATGTTAATTTGTTCCGAAAGCTTCATCGGGTGGCTTATGTTATGGCCTGTCCAGTTGATTCCTATGAGATGAACTTATATAAGGATGTCAATACTTATCAAAAGCGTTTTGCGGATGCTTATCACTATTTGTCATCTTATACGGATATTTGGGAAATTGGCAATGAAATTAACGGTACTGACTGGATAAAGCAGAAGGATACCTTGATTACCAAGAAAATAAAGGCAGTTTACCAAACAATCTCTTCTGCTGGTGGCAAGACTGCTTTGACCTTTTATTATGAAAATCCTAAGTATGACCAT comes from Streptococcus troglodytae and encodes:
- a CDS encoding GNAT family N-acetyltransferase, whose protein sequence is MEIRNYQASDIEELVPLYADLGYPTTAEVLRKRLGILLHQPSYQLLVAVLDGKLVGLIGFSKMYFFERDGFYYRILALVVGTNYRNQGVASCLIDEVREQACLKGAFALVLNSGITAERSEAHQFYQNYGFKKASYGFALELP